A stretch of Dysidea avara chromosome 5, odDysAvar1.4, whole genome shotgun sequence DNA encodes these proteins:
- the LOC136255843 gene encoding uncharacterized protein: protein MMVYKWYQWILLVSALQNIFTAQVLAESDEAGAHECSEMEECIMHYTELEAYILSNKTILSNLSEAFFRTDKPVITKFLRIMYHLQISDQHNHSEYLDDIGTGNNCTDHQIVYIWSKAPLYLLGPKQLFLLTLLAVDVSEISVTIKLPCLCRDASYSLLSRLTYMIKEYSVTDGVRNKQFVDFINSNFFRVKGHDDENYNIILTIFLILVPYPITSAMLLIALTDHYIHPIIYHIIVCYATQGKSRTLPSPYSLLNSIKITDGNREMADGGTIDESDAENQQIKHLNLRSLLFTNWTITIALFIIHVISNVKYIRYGNEVLHDQPVGNLNISHQAIPIIHTVISLLTMIISLLFVIVRYAYSYRKEYKMYHQRKGYRQINKTEVQCSPPSKLNKTVAVSVAFNIIYLGSYFSPFMALAFIHDPLRTCFLYLLVMVGVICVYLVWFGIVLTCLIMTRCRNSKVCCYIKCIYCTESCTTVISTGYIAVIVVYLFVVGSFDNLNPLKNLTLPLIIFFLTYLFLKPIVDYIKSLYIKKDERKVANDPEKGLT, encoded by the exons AAGTGGTATCAGTGGATTTTGTTGGTATCAGCATTGCAGAATATTTTTACTGCTCAAGTTTTGGCTGAATCTGATGAAGCAGGTGCTCATGAATGCAGTGAAATGGAGGAGTGTATCATGCACTACACAGAGCTGGAGGCATACATTTTAAGTAACAAAACCATACTTAGTAATCTCTCAGAAGCATTTTTTAGGACTGATAAACCAGTTATAACTAAGTTTCTAAGAATTATGTACCACTTACAAATTTCTGATCAACACAATCATTCAGAGTATCTAGATGACATTGGCACTGGCAATAACTGTACTGATCATCAAATAGTTTACATTTGGAGTAAAGCACCACTTTATCTTCTTGGACCAAAACAACTCTTCCTTTTAACTTTACTTGCTGTAGACGTATCTGAAATCAGTGTTACTATTAAATTACCATGTCTCTGTAGAGATGCTTCTTACAGTTTGCTGTCTCGGCTAACATATATG ATCAAGGAGTACTCTGTAACAGATGGAGTTAGAAATAAACAATTTGTGGATTTCATTAATTCAAATTTCTTCCGTGTTAAAGGTCATGATGATGAGAATTACAACATAATTCTGACCATATTTTTAATCTTAGTGCCTTATCCAATAACATCAGCAATGTTGTTAATTGCATTGACAGATCATTACATCCATCCAATAATATACCATATTATAGTCTGTTATGCAACTCAAGGAAAATCGAGAACCTTACCTTCACCATATTCTCTACTAAATTCTATAAAAATTACTGATGGTAATAGGGAAATGGCTGATGGTGGTACAATTGATGAAAGTGATGCAGAAAACCAGCAGATTAAACATCTGAATTTGCGATCATTGCTTTTTACCAATTGGACGATAACCATAGCATTGTTTATCATCCATGTTATATCTAATGTAAAATATATCCGATATGGCAATGAAGTTTTGCACGACCAGCCTGTTGGTAATTTAAACATTAGTCATCAAGCCATACCAATAATCCATACAGTTATTTCATTGCTCACAATGATTATTTCTCTGCTTTTTGTAATAGTGAGATATGCCTATTCGTATAGAAAAGAGTATAAAATGTATCATCAAAGAAAAGGGTATAGACAGATAAATAAAACAGAAGTACAATGTTCGCCACCATCCAAGCTCAATAAAACAGTGGCAGTGTCAGTAGCTTTTAACATTATCTATTTGGGAAGCTATTTTTCTCCTTTCATGGCATTGGCTTTTATCCATGATCCATTACGGACCTGTTTTCTTTACCTTCTTGTGATGGTTGGTGTCATTTGTGTCTATTTGGTATGGTTTGGCATTGTTTTAACTTGTTTAATAATGACCAGATGTAGAAACTCAAAGGTTTGTTGCTACATCAAATGTATCTATTGCACTGAAAGTTGCACAACTGTTATTTCAACTGGATATATAGCCGTCATCGTTGTATACCTTTTTGTAGTAGGTAGTTTTGACAACCTTAATCCATTAAAAAATTTAACACTTCCTTTGATAATATTTTTTTTGACATATCTTTTCCTCAAACCAATTGTGGACTACATTAAATCACTGTATATTAAAAAAGATGAAAGAAAAGTTGCCAATGATCCTGAAAAAGGACTTACATAA